The sequence ATCAGGAACGGCGCCGCGTCGCCGGTCACGACCGGCCGGACGACGAGCATCTCCTGGCGGAGGACGCGGGCGACCGAGATCGCGCTGCGATCGGACAGGAAGACGGTCACGCGACCGGGTCCGGCGGCGGGTTCCGTCCCGGCGACAACGCGCGAGAGCGGGATCGCGGCGTCGCCGGCGCTCTCCCGCGCGACGCGCGCGATCGCCGCGAGCGGGAACGCCCAGGCGCGATCCTGTTCGAGGACGACGAGCGCGTCGAAGACCGCCTGCGCGATCGCGATCTCGATCTCGAACCGCGTTCCGCGTCCGGGCGTCGAGAGGACCCGGACCTCGCCGTGGCGCGCCGCGACCCGCTCGGCGACGAGGTCGAGGCCCACTCCGCGCCCGGAGATCTCCGAGACGGCGGACGCGGTCGAAAATCCCGGGCGGAAGAGGAAAGCGCGGGCTTCCTCCTCGGTCGGCTCGGCTTCCGGCCGGATCCATCCGAGCTCTCGAGCCCGGCGCACGACGGCCAGGGTGTCGATGCCGCGCCCGTCGTCGGCGAGCGAGATCAGGAGCCGCGAGTTCCGGGAGCGCGCCATGAGCGTCACCGTGCCGCTCTCCGGCTTGCCCGCCGCGCGGCGTTCCCCGGGGGACTCGATCCCGTGGTCGACCGCGTTGCGCACGATGTGGAGGAGCGGATCGGCGAGATCGTCCGCGAGCCCACGGTCGATCTCGGACTCCCCTCCGACGATCCGGAACTCCGCCTTCTTGCCGGAGCTTTCGAGGATCCGCTTCGCCGCCCGGCTCAGCCGGTCCCCGAGCCGCGAGATCGGAACCGTGCGGATCCCCGCCGCCTGCCGGGCGAGCCGCTCGAGCGAACCGTCGAGGCGCAGCCGGAGACGCGCCGCGATCACCCTCTGCGAAGGGGGAAGGCCCTCCTCCAGGCGCACCATCTCGCCCGAAAGCTTCTGGAAGCGCGCCCGCGCTTCGTCCGCCTCCGCGAGGAGCGCTTCCAGCCGGGAGGCCTCGAGGCGGAGGGTGCGGACCGCCGCCCGCTCCGTCTCTTCGGCCGCGACGCGCGGCTGCTCCGGCTCGCGGCTGACCCGCCGGAGCCCTGCGTCCTCCGGGAGACCCTCGGGCTCCCGTTCCCGGGCGACGAGGAGCTGGACCGCGACTTGCTCCGCGGAGAACCCGGCGACCTGCGGCAGGGTCGCGATCCACTCCCCGCCGTCGTTCAAGCGCGCGCCGAGATCCTTCAACGCCGCCTCGAATGCGTCGAGGGGAAACGCGACGTCGATCGTCCAGATCGCCGTGCCGGCCGCCCGATGCGCGCGCAGCCGGCTCTCCTCGTACTCGGAGAGGCACGACACCGTCCGTTCCGGCAGATCGAGCTCGGCGGACAGCGGAGCCGCGGGCGGGGTCGACGCCGGTGCGCGCGCCTCCGAGAGGAGTCCGATCGCCTCCTCCGCCGGAAAGGCCGCGTCGTCTCCCGAGGCCGCGGCGTCGATCGCCGCCTCGAACCGCAGGAAGAACCGATCGAGCGCCTCGCGCACGCGATCGGTCCACGTCACCCGCGACAGGCGGATCGCGTCGAGGAGGCTCTCCGCCTCGTGCAGCGCGCCCGCGAACCGCGAATACCCCTTCAGCCCGGCGAGCCCCTTGAGCGAATGTACCGCGCGGAAGAGCTCGTTGATCTCTCCGGCCCGGGGCGGCCGCGCGAGCGAGAGCACGCTGCGGACGGTTTCGAGCCGCTCGGCCGCCTCGGCGGAGAAATCGACCGCGTCGCCCTTCATGTCAGCGAGGGGGGTGTAGCGAGGAGTCGGTCGACCGCCGAGCAGATCTGCTCGGCCGAAAAGGGCTTGCGGACGTAATCCTGCGATCCGAGCGCCATCGCGCGCTCGACGTCGGCCGCCGCGACCTCGGTGGACACGACGAGAATCGGGATCGTCCGGTATTGCGGGTGGTTCTTCAGGAAGCCGATGAGCTCGAGGCCGTTGATGTCGGGCATGTTCACGTCGGTGACGATCGCGTCGAAAAGGTGCCGGGGCAGCAGCCGCAGGGCTTCGAATCCCGAGGACGCTTCGAAGACCTCCCGCCGATCCGGATCGTCGAGCGCCGCGACGATCATCGACCGCGTCGCGTCGGAATCCTCCACGACGAGGATGCGCTTGATCACGCCGTCTCTCCGCCGATCGCGGCCGCCGCCGGCGTCGCGCGCGTCATCGCGGTTCCACCGGAGCCGGCCGCGTTTCCCCGGAAACGACGGCGAGCCGAAGGTCCCCGGGACGGGTCCAGGAGCGCCGAGCGAACGCGACGTATCGGGCGTCGACCCCTCCGCCCGCCGCGAGCGGGTCCGCGAACGTCCATCCCCGATCCGGATAGAAGACCTCGACCCAGCGGTGG is a genomic window of Thermoanaerobaculia bacterium containing:
- a CDS encoding ATP-binding protein; this encodes MKGDAVDFSAEAAERLETVRSVLSLARPPRAGEINELFRAVHSLKGLAGLKGYSRFAGALHEAESLLDAIRLSRVTWTDRVREALDRFFLRFEAAIDAAASGDDAAFPAEEAIGLLSEARAPASTPPAAPLSAELDLPERTVSCLSEYEESRLRAHRAAGTAIWTIDVAFPLDAFEAALKDLGARLNDGGEWIATLPQVAGFSAEQVAVQLLVAREREPEGLPEDAGLRRVSREPEQPRVAAEETERAAVRTLRLEASRLEALLAEADEARARFQKLSGEMVRLEEGLPPSQRVIAARLRLRLDGSLERLARQAAGIRTVPISRLGDRLSRAAKRILESSGKKAEFRIVGGESEIDRGLADDLADPLLHIVRNAVDHGIESPGERRAAGKPESGTVTLMARSRNSRLLISLADDGRGIDTLAVVRRARELGWIRPEAEPTEEEARAFLFRPGFSTASAVSEISGRGVGLDLVAERVAARHGEVRVLSTPGRGTRFEIEIAIAQAVFDALVVLEQDRAWAFPLAAIARVARESAGDAAIPLSRVVAGTEPAAGPGRVTVFLSDRSAISVARVLRQEMLVVRPVVTGDAAPFLIGASQGRGDDAILVLDPKRIVRAAGGPRPATAGGGAA
- a CDS encoding response regulator; translation: MIKRILVVEDSDATRSMIVAALDDPDRREVFEASSGFEALRLLPRHLFDAIVTDVNMPDINGLELIGFLKNHPQYRTIPILVVSTEVAAADVERAMALGSQDYVRKPFSAEQICSAVDRLLATPPSLT